In Anguilla rostrata isolate EN2019 chromosome 1, ASM1855537v3, whole genome shotgun sequence, a genomic segment contains:
- the elp6 gene encoding elongator complex protein 6 — translation MFSELDSILNISPENFPQTEFTLVSDRKADASFLIHYFLSFYLRAGCKVCFLGLVQSFSHYSAVSQRLGVSLIQAREKGQLVFLEGLKGALAVLLEEKPNPSAQTLGFLRSPHTGLRGLYEFVQESLMTKGEEGKWGPPVLIVDDLTVFLSLGVRVGAVLDFTHYCRAFVCSKLQGNVVMLIRGEEEEGDEEGSELLLKGLTHQCSLALRVEGLPTGYCRDIHGQMEVFRRVSGSCVGGLKTHKNLFQFKVHDKGASFFARGTSSAVL, via the exons ATGTTTTCCGAGCTGGATAGCATCCTTAATATCAGTCCGGAGAATTTCCCGCAG acgGAGTTTACTCTTGTATCTGACAGAAAAGCGGATGCATCGTTTCTCATTCACTACTTCCTTTCTTTCTATTTGCGAG cGGGCTGTAAGGTGTGTTTCCTTGGGCTTGTGCAGTCCTTCAGTCACTATAGTGCTGTCAGCCAGAGATTG GGTGTCAGTCTTATCCAAGCCAGGGAGAAAGGGCAGCTGGTGTTCCTGGAGGGGCTAAAGGGTGCTTTGGCAGTTCTACTAGAGGAGAAGCCCAACCCTTCAGCACAAACACTGGGCTTCCTCAG gTCTCCACATACTGGCTTGCGGGGACTGTATGAGTTTGTACAAGAATCTTTAATGACAAAGGGTGAAGAGGGAAAATGGGGCCCACCTGTGCTGATTGTAGATGACCTGACAGTGTTCCTGAGTCTTGGTGTAAGAGTGGGAGCGGTACTGGACTTCACACACTATTGCAGAGCTTTTGTGTGCTCCAAGCTGCAG GGCAATGTGGTGATGCTAATtagaggtgaggaggaggaaggtgaTGAGGAAGGCTCGGAATTACTGTTGAAGGGCCTCACTCACCAGTGCAGCCTGGCGCTGCGAGTGGAAGGGCTCCCTACTGGCTACTGCAGAGATATCCATGGGCag ATGGAGGTGTTCCGGCGGGTCAGTGGAAGTTGTGTTGGAGGGCTGAAGACTCACAAGAACCTCTTCCAGTTCAAGGTCCATGACAAGGGCGCATCCTTCTTTGCCCGGGGCACCTCCAGTGCTGTGCTCTGA
- the LOC135241955 gene encoding cilia- and flagella-associated protein 97-like — translation MACCFPNPTVSSVSTDSDAAGQAAIPNKDQDGETEQFFDSNDEGKEDDDMNAREQEQQAKAKERSQRPEPSITRLYHSAVNRKREMERIDRENQALLKRLDTMKPSRGMSRTEQLADYDRQAPYRGLPAPGPSNLLEMRSPDHFKLMLKAHHSRAKLSGFLQ, via the exons ATGGCATGCTGTTTTCCTAATCCCACTGTCTCCTCCGT gtcTACGGACTCAGACGCTGCCGGGCAGGCAGCCATTCCCAACAAAGATCAggatggagagacagagcagtTTTTTGACAGCAACGATGAAGGAAAAGAAGACGATGATATGAATGCAAGAGAACAAGAGCAACAGGCTAAAGCAAAAGAGAGGTCACAACGCCCCGAGCCCAGCATTACACGCCTCTATCACAGCGCAGTCAATAGGAAACGTGAAATGGAGAGAATTGACAGGGAGAACCAG GCTCTCCTGAAGAGGCTGGACACCATGAAGCCCTCTCGAGGAATGAGCAGAACCGAGCAGCTGGCTGACTATGATCGGCAGGCTCCTTACAGGGGACTACCCGCCCCAGGCCCCTCAAATTTATTGGAGATGCGCTCACCAG ATCATTTTAAGCTGATGCTGAAAGCTCACCACTCCCGGGCAAAGCTGTCTGGATTCCTTCAGTGA